Proteins co-encoded in one Apteryx mantelli isolate bAptMan1 chromosome 4, bAptMan1.hap1, whole genome shotgun sequence genomic window:
- the IGF2 gene encoding insulin-like growth factor II produces MSSAAARTDERCRQPASLPGPAHQVESSGGSAKVPRMCAARRLLLLLLAFLASALDAAAAYGTAETLCGGELVDTLQFVCGDRGFYFSRPVGRNNRRINRGIVEECCFRSCDLALLETYCAKSVKSERDLSATSLVGLPALNKDSFQKPSHAKYSKYDVWQKKSSQRLQREVPGILRARRYRWQAEGLQASDEAKAHRPLVAVPSQRPPAARAPAGTPGRQK; encoded by the exons ATGTCAAGCGCCGCGGCTCGCACGGATGAGCGCTGCCGGCAGCCCGcctccctgcccggcccggcgcaCCAAGTTGAGAGCAGCGGTGGCAGCGCCAAG GTGCCGAGGATGTGCGCCGcgaggcggctgctgctgctgctgctggccttcCTGGCCTCCGCGCTggacgccgccgccgcctacGGCACCGCCGAGACCCTCTGCGGCGGCGAGCTCGTCGACACGCTGCAGTTCGTCTGCGGGGACCGGGGCTTCTACTTCA GTAGGCCAGTGGGGCGAAATAACAGGAGGATCAACCGCGGCATCGTGGAGGAGTGCTGCTTTCGGAGCTGCGACCTGGCTCTCCTGGAAACCTACTGCGCCAAGTCCGTCAAGTCGGAACGAGACCTCTCCGCCACGTCCCTCGTGGGGCTGCCGGCACTCAACAAG GACAGCTTCCAGAAGCCCTCGCACGCCAAGTACTCCAAGTACGACGTGTGGCAGAAGAAGAGCTCGCAGCGGCTGCAGCGCGAGGTGCCCGGCATCCTGCGGGCCCGCCGGTACCGGTGGCAAGCGGAGGGGCTGCAAGCCTCCGACGAAGCCAAGGCGCATCGCCCCCTCGTCGCCGTGCCCAGCCAGAGGCCCCCGGCGGCGCGAGCGCCCGCGGGCACGCCGGGCCGCCAGAAGTGA